From a single Theropithecus gelada isolate Dixy chromosome 10, Tgel_1.0, whole genome shotgun sequence genomic region:
- the IL17RA gene encoding interleukin-17 receptor A isoform X2, protein MGAARSPPPAVPGPPLGLLLLLLGVLAPGGASLRLLDHPALVCSQPGLNCTVKNSTCLDDSWIHPRNLTPSSPKDLQIQLRFAHTQQGDLFPVAHIEWTLQTDASILYLEGAELSVLQLNSNERLCVKFEFLSKLRHHHKRWRFTFSHFVVDPDQEYEVTVHNLPKPIPDGDPNHQSKNFLVPDCEHTRMKVTTPCMSSGSLWDPNITVETLEAQQLRVGFTLWNESTHYQILLTSFPHMENHSCFEHMHHVPAPRPEDFHQRSNVTLTLHNLKGCCRHRVQIQPFFSSCLNDCLRHSVTVSCPEMPDTPEPIPGPGNEKCSNDTKYTDGLPAADLTPPPLKPRKVWIIYSADHPLYVDVVLKFAQFLLTACGTEVALDLLEEQAISEAGVMTWVGRQKQEMVESNSKIIVLCSRGTRAKWQALLGRGAPVRLRCDHGKPVGDLFTAAMNMILPDFKRPACFGTYVVCYFSEVSGDRDVPDLFGAAPRYPLMDRFEEVYFRIQDLEMFQPGRMHRVGELSGDNYLRSPGGRQLRAALDRFRDWQARCPDWFERENLYSADDQDAPSLDEEVFEEPLLPPGTGIMKRAPLVREPGSQACLAIDLLVGEEGGAAVAKLEPHLQPRGQPAPQPLHTLVLPAEEGALVAAVEPGPLAEGAAMRLALAGEGEACPLLGSPGAGRNSVLFLPVDPEDSPLGSTPMASPDHLPEDMREHLEGLMLSLFQQSLSCQAQGGCSRPAMVLKDPHTPYEEEQRRSVQSDQGYISRSSPQPPDGLTEMEEEEEEEQDPGKPALPLSPEDLESLRSLQRQLLFRQLQKNSGWDTVESESERPSA, encoded by the exons GGGCTAAACTGCACAGTCAAGAACA GTACCTGCTTAGATGACAGCTGGATTCACCCTCGAAACCTGACCCCCTCCTCCCCAAAGGACCTGCAGATCCAGCTGCGCTTTGCCCACACCCAGCAAGGCGACCTGTTCCCCGTGGCTCACATCGAATGGACACTGCAGACAGACG CCAGCATCCTATACCTCGAGGGTGCAGAGTTATCTGTCCTGCAGCTGAACAGCAATGAACGTTTGTGCGTCAAGTTTGAGTTTCTGTCCAAACTGAGGCATCACCACAAGCGG TGGCGTTTTACCTTCAGCCACTTTGTGGTTGACCCTGACCAGGAATATGAGGTGACCGTTCACAACCTGCCCAAGCCCATCCCTGACGGGGACCCAAACCACCAGTCCAAGAATTTCCTCGTGCCTG ACTGCGAGCACACCAGAATGAAGGTAACCACGCCATGCATGAGCTCAG GCAGCCTGTGGGACCCCAACATCACTGTGGAGACCCTGGAGGCTCAGCAGCTGCGTGTGGGCTTCACCCTGTGGAATGAATCTACCCATTACCAGATCCTGCTGACCAGTTTTCCGCACATGGAGAACCACAGCTGCTTTGAGCACATGCACCACGTACCTGCG CCCAGACCAGAGGACTTCCACCAGCGATCCAATGTCACACTCACTCTACACAACCTGAAAGGGTGCTGCCGCCACCGAGTGCAG ATCCAGCCCTTCTTCAGCAGCTGCCTCAATGACTGCCTCAGACACTCCGTGACTGTTTCCTGCCCAGAAATGCCAGACACTCCAG AACCAATTCCAG ggcctggaaatgaaaaatgcagtAATGACACCAAATACACCG ATGGCCTGCCTGCGGCTGACCTGACCCCCCCACCGCTGAAGCCCAGGAAGGTCTGGATCATCTACTCAGCCGACCACCCCCTCTACGTGGACGTGGTCCTGAAATTCGCCCAGTTCCTGCTCACCGCCTGCGGCACGGAAGTGGCCCTGGACCTGCTGGAAGAGCAGGCCATCTCGGAGGCGGGAGTCATGACCTGGGTGGGCCGCCAGAAGCAGGAGATGGTGGAGAGCAACTCGAAGATCATCGTCCTGTGCTCCCGCGGCACGCGCGCCAAGTGGCAGGCGCTCCTGGGCCGGGGAGCGCCTGTGCGGCTGCGCTGTGACCACGGGAAGCCCGTGGGGGACCTGTTCACCGCAGCCATGAACATGATCCTCCCGGACTTCAAGAGGCCAGCCTGCTTCGGCACCTACGTAGTCTGCTACTTCAGCGAGGTCAGCGGTGACCGCGACGTCCCCGACCTGTTCGGCGCGGCGCCGCGGTACCCGCTCATGGACAGGTTCGAGGAGGTGTACTTCCGCATCCAGGACCTGGAGATGTTCCAGCCGGGCCGCATGCACCGCGTGGGGGAGCTGTCGGGAGACAACTACCTGCGGAGCCCGGGCGGCAGGCAGCTCCGCGCCGCCCTGGACAGGTTCCGGGACTGGCAGGCCCGCTGCCCCGACTGGTTCGAGCGTGAGAACCTCTACTCAGCCGATGACCAGGATGCCCCGTCCCTGGACGAAGAGGTGTTTGAGGAGCCACTGCTGCCTCCGGGAACCGGCATCATGAAGCGGGCGCCCCTGGTGCGCGAGCCTGGCTCCCAGGCCTGCCTGGCCATAGACCTCCTGGTcggggaggaaggaggagcagcAGTGGCAAAGCTGGAACCTCACCTGCAGCCCCGGGGTCAGCCAGCGCCGCAGCCCCTCCACACCCTGGTGCTCCCCGCAGAGGAGGGCGCCCTGGTGGCCGCGGTGGAGCCTGGGCCCCTGGCTGAAGGTGCCGCTATGCGGTTGGCACTGGCGGGGGAGGGCGAGGCCTGCCCGCTGCTGGGCAGCCCGGGCGCTGGGCGAAATAGCGTCCTCTTCCTCCCTGTGGACCCCGAGGACTCACCGCTTGGCAGCACCCCCATGGCGTCTCCTGACCACCTTCCAGAGGACATGAGGGAGCACCTCGAAGGCTTGATGCTCTCGCTCTTCCAGCAGAGTCTGAGCTGCCAGGCCCAGGGGGGCTGCAGTAGACCCGCCATGGTCCTCAAAGACCCACACACGCCCTACGAGGAGGAGCAGCGGCGGTCAGTGCAGTCTGACCAGGGCTACATCTCCAGGAGCTCCCCGCAGCCCCCCGACGGACTCACGGaaatggaggaagaggaagaagaagagcagGACCCAGGGAAGCCGGCCCTGCCACTCTCTCCTGAGGACCTGGAGAGCCTGAGGAGCCTCCAGCGGCAGCTGCTTTTCCGCCAGCTGCAGAAGAACTCGGGCTGGGACACGGTGGAGTCAGAGTCAGAGAGGCCCAGTGCATGA
- the IL17RA gene encoding interleukin-17 receptor A isoform X1: protein MGAARSPPPAVPGPPLGLLLLLLGVLAPGGASLRLLDHPALVCSQPGLNCTVKNSTCLDDSWIHPRNLTPSSPKDLQIQLRFAHTQQGDLFPVAHIEWTLQTDASILYLEGAELSVLQLNSNERLCVKFEFLSKLRHHHKRWRFTFSHFVVDPDQEYEVTVHNLPKPIPDGDPNHQSKNFLVPDCEHTRMKVTTPCMSSGSLWDPNITVETLEAQQLRVGFTLWNESTHYQILLTSFPHMENHSCFEHMHHVPAPRPEDFHQRSNVTLTLHNLKGCCRHRVQIQPFFSSCLNDCLRHSVTVSCPEMPDTPEPIPDYMPLWLYWFITGISVLLVGSAILLIVCMTWRLAGPGNEKCSNDTKYTDGLPAADLTPPPLKPRKVWIIYSADHPLYVDVVLKFAQFLLTACGTEVALDLLEEQAISEAGVMTWVGRQKQEMVESNSKIIVLCSRGTRAKWQALLGRGAPVRLRCDHGKPVGDLFTAAMNMILPDFKRPACFGTYVVCYFSEVSGDRDVPDLFGAAPRYPLMDRFEEVYFRIQDLEMFQPGRMHRVGELSGDNYLRSPGGRQLRAALDRFRDWQARCPDWFERENLYSADDQDAPSLDEEVFEEPLLPPGTGIMKRAPLVREPGSQACLAIDLLVGEEGGAAVAKLEPHLQPRGQPAPQPLHTLVLPAEEGALVAAVEPGPLAEGAAMRLALAGEGEACPLLGSPGAGRNSVLFLPVDPEDSPLGSTPMASPDHLPEDMREHLEGLMLSLFQQSLSCQAQGGCSRPAMVLKDPHTPYEEEQRRSVQSDQGYISRSSPQPPDGLTEMEEEEEEEQDPGKPALPLSPEDLESLRSLQRQLLFRQLQKNSGWDTVESESERPSA from the exons GGGCTAAACTGCACAGTCAAGAACA GTACCTGCTTAGATGACAGCTGGATTCACCCTCGAAACCTGACCCCCTCCTCCCCAAAGGACCTGCAGATCCAGCTGCGCTTTGCCCACACCCAGCAAGGCGACCTGTTCCCCGTGGCTCACATCGAATGGACACTGCAGACAGACG CCAGCATCCTATACCTCGAGGGTGCAGAGTTATCTGTCCTGCAGCTGAACAGCAATGAACGTTTGTGCGTCAAGTTTGAGTTTCTGTCCAAACTGAGGCATCACCACAAGCGG TGGCGTTTTACCTTCAGCCACTTTGTGGTTGACCCTGACCAGGAATATGAGGTGACCGTTCACAACCTGCCCAAGCCCATCCCTGACGGGGACCCAAACCACCAGTCCAAGAATTTCCTCGTGCCTG ACTGCGAGCACACCAGAATGAAGGTAACCACGCCATGCATGAGCTCAG GCAGCCTGTGGGACCCCAACATCACTGTGGAGACCCTGGAGGCTCAGCAGCTGCGTGTGGGCTTCACCCTGTGGAATGAATCTACCCATTACCAGATCCTGCTGACCAGTTTTCCGCACATGGAGAACCACAGCTGCTTTGAGCACATGCACCACGTACCTGCG CCCAGACCAGAGGACTTCCACCAGCGATCCAATGTCACACTCACTCTACACAACCTGAAAGGGTGCTGCCGCCACCGAGTGCAG ATCCAGCCCTTCTTCAGCAGCTGCCTCAATGACTGCCTCAGACACTCCGTGACTGTTTCCTGCCCAGAAATGCCAGACACTCCAG AACCAATTCCAG ACTACATGCCCCTGTGGTTGTACTGGTTCATCACGGGCATCTCCGTCCTGCTGGTGGGCTCCGCCATCCTGCTGATCGTCTGCATGACCTGGAGGCTAGCCG ggcctggaaatgaaaaatgcagtAATGACACCAAATACACCG ATGGCCTGCCTGCGGCTGACCTGACCCCCCCACCGCTGAAGCCCAGGAAGGTCTGGATCATCTACTCAGCCGACCACCCCCTCTACGTGGACGTGGTCCTGAAATTCGCCCAGTTCCTGCTCACCGCCTGCGGCACGGAAGTGGCCCTGGACCTGCTGGAAGAGCAGGCCATCTCGGAGGCGGGAGTCATGACCTGGGTGGGCCGCCAGAAGCAGGAGATGGTGGAGAGCAACTCGAAGATCATCGTCCTGTGCTCCCGCGGCACGCGCGCCAAGTGGCAGGCGCTCCTGGGCCGGGGAGCGCCTGTGCGGCTGCGCTGTGACCACGGGAAGCCCGTGGGGGACCTGTTCACCGCAGCCATGAACATGATCCTCCCGGACTTCAAGAGGCCAGCCTGCTTCGGCACCTACGTAGTCTGCTACTTCAGCGAGGTCAGCGGTGACCGCGACGTCCCCGACCTGTTCGGCGCGGCGCCGCGGTACCCGCTCATGGACAGGTTCGAGGAGGTGTACTTCCGCATCCAGGACCTGGAGATGTTCCAGCCGGGCCGCATGCACCGCGTGGGGGAGCTGTCGGGAGACAACTACCTGCGGAGCCCGGGCGGCAGGCAGCTCCGCGCCGCCCTGGACAGGTTCCGGGACTGGCAGGCCCGCTGCCCCGACTGGTTCGAGCGTGAGAACCTCTACTCAGCCGATGACCAGGATGCCCCGTCCCTGGACGAAGAGGTGTTTGAGGAGCCACTGCTGCCTCCGGGAACCGGCATCATGAAGCGGGCGCCCCTGGTGCGCGAGCCTGGCTCCCAGGCCTGCCTGGCCATAGACCTCCTGGTcggggaggaaggaggagcagcAGTGGCAAAGCTGGAACCTCACCTGCAGCCCCGGGGTCAGCCAGCGCCGCAGCCCCTCCACACCCTGGTGCTCCCCGCAGAGGAGGGCGCCCTGGTGGCCGCGGTGGAGCCTGGGCCCCTGGCTGAAGGTGCCGCTATGCGGTTGGCACTGGCGGGGGAGGGCGAGGCCTGCCCGCTGCTGGGCAGCCCGGGCGCTGGGCGAAATAGCGTCCTCTTCCTCCCTGTGGACCCCGAGGACTCACCGCTTGGCAGCACCCCCATGGCGTCTCCTGACCACCTTCCAGAGGACATGAGGGAGCACCTCGAAGGCTTGATGCTCTCGCTCTTCCAGCAGAGTCTGAGCTGCCAGGCCCAGGGGGGCTGCAGTAGACCCGCCATGGTCCTCAAAGACCCACACACGCCCTACGAGGAGGAGCAGCGGCGGTCAGTGCAGTCTGACCAGGGCTACATCTCCAGGAGCTCCCCGCAGCCCCCCGACGGACTCACGGaaatggaggaagaggaagaagaagagcagGACCCAGGGAAGCCGGCCCTGCCACTCTCTCCTGAGGACCTGGAGAGCCTGAGGAGCCTCCAGCGGCAGCTGCTTTTCCGCCAGCTGCAGAAGAACTCGGGCTGGGACACGGTGGAGTCAGAGTCAGAGAGGCCCAGTGCATGA